One Helianthus annuus cultivar XRQ/B chromosome 12, HanXRQr2.0-SUNRISE, whole genome shotgun sequence genomic region harbors:
- the LOC110896107 gene encoding uncharacterized protein LOC110896107, with translation MDDGFKDRVDKVFGSISSSSTSWSLTDAQVQRREWRRDETQRDDDRIPVFSSSFNDDDDLDIRSSIGLDPTLDNEEEEDAYDKMAQGRENGGDRLYMKDVTDHGLYLNAHNVHVLPTSLHQDPRAAKTRLNEDDDDAAALQGSDEAMLTSEDAIVSIKPILKRRQIYDCEAAKPAKRVRFHSTCKSADAAPPPESFGLTHKTSGNGRSVPDYILNPSKYTRYTFDDESNSEAYLKLLEQISKSSEHDTVGQKSCGELPKSVVFIPRKKRGDNSEEQVKQSSTQACSTVGIAAVEVQQGEISEMQEDGVYTKARSQKPVRQYRSKMEEYDDDDIP, from the exons ATGGATGATGGTTTCAAGGATCGGGTGGATAAGGTGTTCGGGTCAATCTCATCCTCATCAACGTCATGGTCTCTCACCGACGCACAGGTCCAAAGGAGAGAGTGGAGGCGCGATGAAACTCAAAGAGACGATGATCGAATCCCcgtcttttcttcttctttcaacGACGACGACGACCTGGACATTCGCTCCTCAATCGGATTGGATCCTACCCTCGATAACGAG GAAGAGGAAGATGCATATGATAAGATGGCACAAGGGAGGGAGAATGGTGGTGATCGCTTATATATGAAGGACGTCACTGACCATGGCCTTTATTTGAATGCTCATAATGTTCATGTTCTCCCTACATCTCTCCATCAGGATCCCCGAGCTGCAAAAACTAGGCTCAatgaagatgacgatgatgctgcTGCACTGCAGGGAAGTGATGAAGCAATGTTGACTTCTGAAGATGCTATTGTAAGCATCAAGCCGATACTGAAAAGGAGGCAAATTTATGACTGTGAGGCGGCCAAGCCTGCAAAACGTGTCAGGTTTCACTCAACTTGCAAGAGTGCTGATGCCGCCCCTCCTCCGGAGAGTTTTGGTCTAACCCACAAAACATCAGGAAACGGGCGTAGCGTTCCAGATTACATTTTGAATCCTTCAAAGTACACACGAtatacttttgatgatgaatcTAATAGTGAAGCTTATTTGAAGTTGTTGGAGCAAATTAGCAAGTCATCAGAACATGACACTGTGGGGCAGAAATCATGTGGTGAATTGCCTAAATCGGTAGTTTTTATTCCAAGAAAAAAAAGAGGTGATAACAGTGAGGAACAGGTTAAGCAGTCATCTACTCAAGCATGCTCGACCGTTGGCATTGCTGCAGTGGAGGTACAGCAGGGTGAAATTAGTGAAATGCAAGAAGATGGTGTTTATACCAAAGCTAGGAGTCAGAAGCCGGTTCGTCAATATAGGTCCAAAATGGAGGAATATGATGACGATGATATTCCTTGA
- the LOC110896108 gene encoding trihelix transcription factor ASR3: MALERLTLAPVVLPPDEDLNSKAPRLPRWTRQELLVLIQGKRVAENRVRRGRTAVLAQVEPKWSSVSSYCKRHGVNRGPVQCRKRWSNLAGDFKKIKEWESQIKEEADSFWVMRNDLRRERKLPGFFDREVYDILDGGGPSPASLVLSLAPSAETTENEVVFDSGRTAAADDGLFSDEGIKEAAPAPISATEYESFSQGVPPPAPAPAAAQDKETSPGPQGRERERDRKRKRDAAEEEEEEEEMSLEKQLIEAMERNGRLLSSQLEIQNANSQLDREQRKDEANTLFSVLNKLADAMVRIADKL; this comes from the exons ATGGCGCTTGAGCGGTTGACTCTCGCCCCCGTCGTCCTCCCCCCCGACGAAGACCTCAACAGCAAGGCTCCCAGGCTGCCCCGGTGGACCAGGCAGGAGCTCCTTGTGCTTATTCAGGGCAAGAGGGTCGCAGAGAACCGGGTCCGCCGTGGCAGGACCGCCGTTCTCGCTCAGGTGGAGCCCAAGTGGTCTTCCGTCTCCTCTTACTGTAAGCGCCATGGGGTCAACCGTGGCCCTGTTCAGTGCCGGAAAAGATGGAGCAATCTCGCCGGAGATTTCAAGAAAATTAAGGAATGGGAGTCCCAGATTAAAGAAGAAGCCGACTCTTTCTGGGTCATGAGAAATGATTTGAGGAGAGAGAGGAAGCTGCCTGGGTTTTTTGATAGAGAAGTCTATGATATACTGGATGGTGGAGGTCCCTCGCCCGCCTCCTTGGTTCTGTCACTAGCGCCGTCGGCTGAGACGACAGAGAACGAAGTTGTGTTCGATAGTGGAAGGACGGCCGCTGCAGATGATGGCCTCTTCTCTGACGAGGGCATCAAGGAAGCTGCTCCCGCTCCAATATCAG CCACAGAGTATGAGTCATTCTCTCAAGGGGTTCCCCCTCCAGCTCCAGCTCCAGCAGCAGCACAAG ACAAAGAAACTAGCCCAGGCCCCCAAGgaagggagagggagagggacAGGAAGAGGAAAAGAGATGcagcagaagaagaagaagaagaagaagagatgtCTTTAGAGAAGCAATTGATTGAAGCCATGGAAAGGAATGGCAGATTGCTTAGCTCCCAACTTGAAATTCAGAATGCCAACTCTCAGTTAGACAGGGAACAACGCAAAGATGAGGCAAATACCCTATTTTCAGTTCTTAATAAGCTTGCAGATGCAATGGTCAGGATTGCAGATAAGTTGTAG